A single window of Haliotis asinina isolate JCU_RB_2024 chromosome 5, JCU_Hal_asi_v2, whole genome shotgun sequence DNA harbors:
- the LOC137283459 gene encoding testis-expressed protein 29-like, which produces MKFLSASLVLVLLVFAIVGTTHAATTDPSEGTTDMTDGSSPRSSSPSSSPSSSPSSTRSSTENTSNGPTASGATEPSSTQQSSEASSPASPSATSPASPPTTPSSAVKSVPSMLFCFLFLVIAKLL; this is translated from the exons ATGAAGTTCCTCTCCGCATCTCTTGtccttgtcttgctggtctttgCTATCGTAG GTACCACACATGCTGCTACCACAGACCCAAGTGAGGGCACGACCGACATGACCGACGGGTCATCGCCTcggtcatcatcaccatcatcgtcaccgtcatcatcaccgtcatctACACGATCTTCCACCGAAAATACGTCGAATGGACCAACGGCGTCTGGTGCGACCGAACCATCAAGTACACAACAGTCTTCCGAAGCGTCATCACCAGCGTCTCCATCGGCGACTTCTCCAGCTTCTCCACCAACTACACCTTCCTCG GCTGTCAAGAGTGTTCCCAGCATGCTGTTCTGCTTCCTGTTCCTTGTGATCGCAAAGCTCCTGTAG